Part of the Montipora foliosa isolate CH-2021 chromosome 13, ASM3666993v2, whole genome shotgun sequence genome is shown below.
GACAAACATTTTGAGTTCGGGATTAAGACTTATTGAAACTGTTGTATAGATgtaattttttaataaacattACTTTGCACAAGTACTTACCATTGGGGTATTATTGATGAGGTGATTTCTAAAAGCAGATTTTAAGGTATGCTTTGTTCCACACAGGGAAGCATGATAAAACACAGCGTTTCCCATAACACGCCTTAAGCCTGCAAAATCTAGGGCAAGCATAAAGCACAAGTTGTGCTTTTTTACACATCACTGTGTCAGGAAACACATCTTTTTGCAAAACACACCTTAAACCGTGTCGAATTTATGACAAGGCAAAAACACATCTTAAGGTGTGTTATGGTAACACACTGAGGTGTGTTTAAACTACACATAAAAAGGTGTGTTTCTCTACACACCTTTAGGCGTGCTGTTTTGAGGACAAGAAAGGTGTGTTTAAACAACACACCTTATTTTAGAAgcgccaccttaaaattttccagttgtgaaggtggctatgaatctacTCCAGggaatttgtttttaactttgcagCGGATTTGTCACCCCGTGAGCAGAgtctccttttgtctttttctttactgaggaggacaAAAGGGGGCTCTGCCTGAATCAAGTCAACTCTTTGAAGgggccgcagcccgaacttctggattagtcaatcttcttttctttcgtcaaacccgttttttccggttaaattgagcccgctgtaccgtGGAAAAACCAATATGGCGGCAAAATCTGGTATATtgggcttgggttcgagactgtatcctggcaacatgcagtgcatactcaataaagatcttactcgattcctGCAGAGTCTTTCCCGACAACGCCAAAAtcaagcaagcaaaagaaagactGCCAGCATGGTGCGGATTTGTTGGTTCCCCAACGATTATCCCAGGAATTCAACTATTTTCGGCGGAATGAAAACATTCTTTCACTTTGCTTAAAAACACCACCGATAACTCGAGGGAgctaggtaggtaggtaggtaggtatactttatttaaatcaaagaaacacgcaaaccccaacaacactcagctggtttccatggagggcgtgtttgTACAGACATAAAGAGAGCCTAGAACTAATAATACACGATTAATAATACCGTAGGGCTGAAATTATAAAAATTCAACTATaaactaagtacatgattaataatatggtaagtctaaaactacaaaaattcaaCTATAATAAACTAAGTACAAGATCAACCCATGTGGCATGCTGTATAAGCCCTGTACAGAAAGAAATttataaagaaatgaaaaacgtcttctttattgctgatgatttcatttatttgttatGCAGGACAAGAATAGGGAAAATATTCACCCGTCGTTTCCTTTCtattttgtgatctttgaatgttgcatAGGTGTCtcttttctttatcatggtaaaAGCCTGATGTTAAGGGTCATCAGCAGAAGTGCTGTTTATCTTTTCTTTCGAAACTGGCTTACTACAACTAAAaaagtttcaaagaaataaatcaAACATGCTTTTTGGCAACTCAACTATAACACTAATATTTGATCGCCATTGGAGCAACACTGCATTTTGAAGTTATATGAGAAATGTAGTATCgaaaaaatgggaaaaactAGCACTTTACTAAAGAGCTAAGCTTTCTGTCATAATTAtctttcactaaaaaaaatctAAGTCTGATGGTTTAGTTAACGCAGTAAACTTCTACTAAACCTTTGAAGCTTGTTCTACTGGCATAACCATGATTGTTAACCCGTTCTacactttttttaaagttcGGCAATCACTGAAGCGTCGGGCTCGGCCAGGTGGTCTTCTTGCACCTTCGAGATCGATTctggatgaaaaaaaaattaaaaacagctcTAAATATAGATGGTTCTTTCGAGCATACACACTACACCGATGCGAATGACTACGTGCAGGACGATGCTGTCTTAGAATTCCTTACAAAAGATGACGTTCAGAGATCTATGGGAGAACGGAAACAGCAAAAGAGACGTGGTAAATCAGTCATCTTCACCAGTTAACAAAAAGCCAGAAAAGGCTGAAAGAAAACAGTGTGTTCACCAATGTGAAATTTATCTTTTATGCTTCTGTGCATGCCTGATAGGCATATGGAAATTACATTTGTGACAAAAAGCGTGTCCAAggaaactttgaattgtttacaCTACGAAGCTAGCATCTCGTTGTCATGCCATCTTAGGcctatttgatttgatttgagttaaacTCGAACTTCACCTAccaatgtttttgaaattccagcatgacatcatcgccaaccagcacaaatggcgcccagtgcttTATAGCACAATACTCCTTTGACTCTCGCAACAATTTCATTGCTCGTTGAAGAGCTGCACTTGCGCTTTTTCCATCTAGCAGGTCCTTGTAGAAGCTCCTCATGAACAGCAACGTTACCTCGTCATCagttgcccagagtgacactaAAACAGACCGagcaccagcacacaggaaagccctcgCAATTCCCACCACTCCGTCAGACTTCACTTCTCCCCGGCCACTGTGACAACAGCTCAGCACAACTAGTcttgctcgaagagaaattgtCTGAACATCCGACATTTTCAATATATAGTCTTCCTCTTTGGGAATTGGCGATTTCCGTTCGGTATTTGGggctaaagcaatttctcccgttTTGGGACATCCATGTGCTGCAATGTGAACTAAAGCAACCGATTTCATACAtctcagcacctcagcttttGTGGCACTTTTTCCAGTCAGCGGTGTTGTCTGCAGAGGTTCTCCAATCATCTCGACTTCTTGTTTTGCAAACGGAAGCTGTGCCAAAATGGGCTGCCCTCTCTTGTTAGTAACGTCCTTCAACCACGGATCACCTACAAGCAGTGCTCCAGTCTTACTGTGGAAGTCTTCAGGTGCACCAACGATCACATTAAAGGCGGTCAACGAGGGAACGGTGCGGATCCTGACAGATTCACTCAATGCAGAAtatggagccaagcaaaatggtccatcgggAACAACGATTAACTCATCTCCCTGGAGCAAGTCTGCAATTGGCCCgagtaagacatcatacaacggTTGTAAAGAGGTAATGGAGGATAAAGATGGTACAACTGTTTCCTCACTGATGCGTTTTTTGCTGCAAGGCAGGTCACTGCGTAGTGGATCCAAAGAACGATTCTCGCACCTGACACCATCCCCTAAGCCGATCCCTTTCAAAACAGTTTTCATCAAGTCAGCACATCCATTCGCGATTTCGTTTTGTCGAAAGCTGATCTTGCTGTCTTTTCTTACCACCCAAAAGGTGATCTTGTCCTCGTCAAGTGCCACAAAAACGGCTTGTGAAGGTAAAAGTTCTAATGCATCTGAAAGAATTTGCTTCGGAGCGAGTGCAAAAATTGGCTGAGAGTGAATTCCGTATTGTTCTTTCAAAATATCCATCAAGGTCTGTGCTCGACTTTTCTCAGCAGCAATCAaagcttcttcaatctctccattcttcaaaagtgtCCTCCACAGAGCAGTGTATGACACGCGAAAAGAATCACGAAAACTTATTTTCCATTCATCTTTTGATTTTAGACTAtgccttgtttcatcaaaatggTTTATGCTTAAACGATAACAACTAAGTGCATTACTCAAGGAACCCGACAATTCATGATCAAAGCCTAGCAAATACCACGCGATTCCCTCTCCTCGACAGTTtccaatttccttgaaaatactAAGACTGTGTTCATGGTACTCCATGGCTTTTTTAAAATGACCCACTGTAgcataggcatttcccagatttccacaAGCTGATCCCTcaccagccctatcccctacttctttagcaatactaaggcATTTTttgtagtactcaatggcttgtttaaaattacctagacaaAGATAGCCATTTCCCAGAtatccataggctgatccctccccagccctatcccctacttctttagaaATAATAAGACGTTTTTCGCAGTATTCAATGGCtcgtttaaaattacctagactgcGATAGGCATGTCCCAGATTTCCATTGGCTAATGCcaccccagccctatcccctacttctttcgGAATAGTAAggtgtttttcgtagtactcaatggcttgttcaAAATTTCCTAGATTAAGAtaagcatttcccagatttccataggatgttccctccccagccctatcccctacttctcgAGAAATGCTAAGGTGTTTTCcgcagtactcaatggcttgtttaaaattacttaGACTAAGATAGGGATTTCCCAGATTTCCGTAGGCTGATCCCTtgccagccctatcccctacttctttagcaacaCTCAggtgtttttcgtagtactcaatggcttgtttaaaattaccttgactaagataggcatttcccagatttccataggctgatctcTCCCAATCCTTATTCCCTACTTCTTTaccaatactaagatgtttttcgtagtactccatggcttgtttgaaattacctagattgcaatATGCATTTCCCatatttccataggctgatccctcctcAGCCCTATCCCttacttctttagcaatgctaagatgtttcttgcagtactcaatggcttgtttaaaattaccgagTCTAAGGTACGCACTTCccagattgccataggctgatccctcacCAGCCCAATCCCCTACTTTTTTAGCAATGCTAAGATGCTTTTcgcagtactcaatggcttgtttgaAATTACCTACATTGCGATAAGCAATTCCCAGAtatccataggctgatccctcaccagccctatcccctacttctttagcaatgctAAGATGCTTCTcgcagtactcaatggcttgtttaaaattacctataTTGCGATAAGCAATTCCCAGAtatccataggctgatccctctcTAACAttgtcccctacttctttagcaatactaagatcttctTCGAAGTACtgaatggcttgtttaaaattaccgagcttaagataggcatttcccagatttccgtAGGCTgttccctccccagccctatcccgtacttctttagcaatgctaagatgtttttcgttgTACTccatggcttgtttaaaattacctagactaatataggcatttcccagatttccataggctgatccctccccagccctatcccctacttctttagcaatgaTAAGATGTTCTTCGTAGTACTCaatagcttgtttaaaattacctagactaagataggcatttcccagatttccataggctgatccttccccagccctatcccctacttctttagcaatgctaagatgtttttcgtagtactcaatggcttgtttaacattacctagactaagataggcatttcccagatttccataggctaatccctccccagccctatcccctacctctttagcaatgctaagatgcttttcgcagtactcaatggcttgtttaaaattagcTATATTGCAATAAGCAATTCCCAGACTttcataggctgatccctcaccagccctatcccctacttctttagcaatgctaagatgcttttcgcagtactcaatggcttgtttaaaattacctataTTGCGATAAgcaattcccagatttccataggctgatccctctcTAGCattatcccctacttctttagcaatactaaga
Proteins encoded:
- the LOC137981800 gene encoding tetratricopeptide repeat protein 28-like — its product is MVDGKLEAVEQRMLDLAIAISVEDRDREGRAHFHLGRAYLNLPNYQQAIKNYAQALRIFKETGCRAEEGSTYGNLGITYFRLGNFKQAIEYFEKRLSIAIEVGNEFGKGSAYENLGSAYLSLGNFEQAIEYYEKHLTIAKEIGDRAREGSAYANLGGAYHSLGNFKQATVYYEAHLSIVKEEGNRTGERSAYANLGTAYGNLGKFKQAIEYYEKHLSIAKEVGDNAEEGSSYRNLGNVYLKLQSATKLVETVADRAHWQRHIHCKFKQDIEYFEKDLSIAKEVGDRAEEGSAYGNLGSAYFSLSNFKQAIEYFKKDLSIAKEVRDNAREGSAYGNLGIAYRNIGNFKQAIEYCEKHLSIAKEVGDRAGEGSAYENLGIAYCNIANFKQAIDIAKEVGDRAEEGSAYGNLGSAYFSLSNFKQAIEYFKKDLSIAKEVGDNAREGSAYGNLGIAYRNIGNFKQAIEYCEKHLSIAKEVGDRAGEGSAYESLGIAYCNIANFKQAIDLGNFKQAIEYYEEHLIIAKEVGDRAGEGSAYGNLGNAYISLGNFKQAMEYNEKHLSIAKEVRDRAGEGTAYGNLGNAYLKLGNFKQAIQYFEEDLSIAKEVGDNVREGSAYGYLGIAYRNIGNFKQAIEYCEKHLSIAKEVGDRAGEGSAYGYLGIAYRNVGNFKQAIEYCEKHLSIAKKVGDWAGEGSAYGNLGSAYLRLGNFKQAIEYCKKHLSIAKEVRDRAEEGSAYGNMGNAYCNLGNFKQAMEYYEKHLSIGKEVGNKDWERSAYGNLGNAYLSQGNFKQAIEYYEKHLSVAKEVGDRAGKGSAYGNLGNPYLSLSNFKQAIEYCGKHLSISREVGDRAGEGTSYGNLGNAYLNLGNFEQAIEYYEKHLTIPKEVGDRAGVALANGNLGHAYRSLGNFKRAIEYCEKRLIISKEVGDRAGEGSAYGYLGNGYLCLGNFKQAIEYYKKCLSIAKEVGDRAGEGSACGNLGNAYATVGHFKKAMEYHEHSLSIFKEIGNCRGEGIAWYLLGFDHELSGSLSNALSCYRLSINHFDETRHSLKSKDEWKISFRDSFRVSYTALWRTLLKNGEIEEALIAAEKSRAQTLMDILKEQYGIHSQPIFALAPKQILSDALELLPSQAVFVALDEDKITFWVVRKDSKISFRQNEIANGCADLMKTVLKGIGLGDGVRCENRSLDPLRSDLPCSKKRISEETVVPSLSSITSLQPLYDVLLGPIADLLQGDELIVVPDGPFCLAPYSALSESVRIRTVPSLTAFNVIVGAPEDFHSKTGALLVGDPWLKDVTNKRGQPILAQLPFAKQEVEMIGEPLQTTPLTGKSATKAEVLRCMKSVALVHIAAHGCPKTGEIALAPNTERKSPIPKEEDYILKMSDVQTISLRARLVVLSCCHSGRGEVKSDGVVGIARAFLCAGARSVLVSLWATDDEVTLLFMRSFYKDLLDGKSASAALQRAMKLLRESKEYCAIKHWAPFVLVGDDVMLEFQKH